In Zygosaccharomyces rouxii strain CBS732 chromosome E complete sequence, the DNA window atgaaaatgaataatGCAGCTCACAATTATAGATAAAACCTGTGGCGTAAGCTATGGAACTCTCCAAATTCTCAAGAGTTACATATCCGAATTGTAGCACATTCTCTGGTATAATATTCTCTGTCAGACATTTACGCATGTTCGCTATTTTCAGTGTTCCCAATGGGTATACCTTATAAGTTACAAAGTCCTAAATTAATATCTTAGGAGCCTTCATCCGTCTATAGCATCTGCCGTTTCGTTCGTTGCAGCTAGAAAACAAGGGACTATGAAAGCAACTTCGAAGATCTACAAAGGTGACAAAAGGTGATTTTGTCAGTGTTGAGGGATCTTTCCAAACTAAAAATGTAATGCTATTGTTAAAGAGAAAAGTACAAACGTTTAAATGTAATTAAGTCAAACAAGGAAAAGTTTGGCACAACATTCCCCAAAGATGATCCCTGGAATGAAAGAACCTCCAGGTAATAAAGTAGTAATCAAGTTGAAGGGCTGAGAGTCGGCTAGAAAGCCTAGAGAGGGTGACATTTGCTAGAATAGAGGTGAAGTGCATTGTTAAACGATTGGTTCATGAGGGAAAAGTGTAGCAGATCCACGGATAATTTCTTCGTCGTCCCCATTTATAGCGAACATATTCCTGTGCATCGTGGGCACTTATCTCAGGGTCTTCTATTTATAAATATTAAACCGCGGGGTTTCTAATGCGAGGCTATAGAAGTACATCTACCCGCGTTTGCCAAGATCAAGAATGACGTACTTCTAGAAAAGTTTTTATAACAAAGGGGCCTCGAGGATGCTCGAATTTTTTGGCGATGACATACGATTTTGATCctttattattgaaaaggaactCATGTGCAGAGGTTCCGGGTTGATGACAGTTATTAATGGCACAttcttgtttttgttttgatGATTGACATACATatgcttctttttttatgAAGTATGGAGAGAGAGAGCGGCTTTCAAGGCATCACGAAGTGGTGCGGTGTATACGGCAAAGTTCCAACGGAGGATTCTCTTGCAGCTTCCATGCAATTTATTTCTCGCTATGAACGAGGGAGGGACTTCCTTGCACATCGTACTTTTTTCAGCATCGGACTTCGTAAGATGAAGTATGCGGCTTAAAATCTCAAGGAATTATACCAGATATGAAGCGGCTTAGATCCGTTCGCTTAATAATGGCATGCGACAGTACCGGATAAAGGATGGCGTTTAAATGATGAACTGATGAAGAGACGTGAATCCTCGAACCATCATAGCAAATACCACATCGAATACAATTACAATGGCTGTTTTAGTTACAGGTGCTACAGGTTTTATCGCCCAATGGGTCTTGGATTGTTTgttaaaagagaattacCAGGTTATCGGTACTGTTAGATCTCAGGAGAAGGGAGACAAGTTGCACAAACAGTTTGGAAGTCCTTCGAAATTGAgctttgaaattgtaaagGATATTTCCGATACAGAAGCCTTTGAACctcttttcaagaaaagaggCAAAGAAATTGACATTGTGTTGCACATGGCATCACCATGTCACTTTAATACTAGCGACTATGAGAAGGACCTATTGATTCCTGCATTGAACGGTACAAAGGGTGTTCTCAATGCCATCAAAAAATATGGTGATGTGAAGAAGGTTGTTGTCACGTCATCTTATGCTGCGATTACAGATATGGTGAACTCAGCTGATGGTAGCCTTGTTTTCACTGAAAAGGATTGGAACCCTGCCACTTGGGAAAGATGTCAAACTGACGCCGTGAATGCCTACTGtgcttcaaagaaatttgcGGAACAGGCAGCTTGGGAATTTTCAAAGGAGACTGGTGTGTCACTGACCACTATCAACCCTGTTTTTGTGTTTGGACCTcagaaatttgatgaagatgttaCATCTCAGTTGAACACTTCGAATGAGATTATTAACGGGTTAATTCACAGCAAGCCAGGTGATAAACTTGAACCAGATTACCATTCTGCTTATGTGGATGTTCGTGATGTTGCAAGGGCTCATTTGGTTGCATTCCAAAAGGATACCACTGGTGAAAGGTTGGGTCTTTCCAACGGAGCATTTAACTGTCAGAGCATCCTTGATATATTGAATGAAAAGTTCCCACAGTTGGACAATACTAAGGGACCCGAACCTGGTATGGGAGATACAAAGCCTGGTGCTGTGTTTGACAACAGACACTCAAAGGAAGTGCTAGCATTTCCATTCATTAGCCTTGAGCAGTGTGTGTACGATACTGTGGCAcaggttttgaaaaaagaggGACGTTTGTAGAGAGTAAAAAAACTCGAAGCTTTTAATGGAGAGGAATATAAAGCTTCTGAAACTCATACATTTAGGTAAAcatttatatatatatttaaattgaaatttgttaAGCGCTTATTTAAAAAGTCCTTAGAAAGAAGTGGGGATTTCGTAGGAGATTACGATatggaaatttttaaatgaaAACAGAATGGAATCTCAAGACCATTTTAAAGGTGTTACTCTTTTGTATTAACGGTACGAAAGGTTAAGGATACGTGATAATATATGCCTTCGTTGTCTTAAAAATGCGGGATTGTGcaatttgaatatttggagCATCGAAGAGCTTTTCTAGATGTCAAAAACCGCGCATAGTCAGTTTCTCGAATTACAGTGCCGTGCAATCATAGGACGTGACGCTGATGCTATGAGTTGATAAACTAGTAGTCACGCAATCGGGAATATAATGTTCGAAAGAAGGGCCTAATATATATGGTATTCGTACGAATTTTAGGtattattgaaaattgttgaataTAATGAAGGTTTGGCACCATACAAGTTAAGGGtacgaaaaaaaatataatgAATGATTGAATTAAATAATAGCGCTGCAATAGAATTACCAAGATGTTTTCATGAATCTAAAATCTCCGATGCCCCATATCTACGCTTGTGTTTTTGACAATCATCCAGGGAGAACTAGAACTTATGGTTGTCTAGAGATGCTTAACCCGAAACGTTAGTATTTTGATTTGGTAGACAATATTTGATGATATGATTTGCTGAGTTGCTATAGGTGACGTgatccaaaatttccaattgtcACCCGAGCGACGAAAAGAGTGTTCTAAAATGCATAAGCACAAGGACTGATTACAGAACGATAGAAGGCTCCCTatatttaaagaaattaataCCACTAATACTACTCACACTATTTATTGGTGAGATAGATGAGAAAAATTCTTCGATGACAATAGGGACGATATCGTCTGATGTGCCTTGACCTTTGTTAGGGTTCTTGGTGGAAATGATGTAACGATTTCCATTTGGGACCGTGCGAAAGCCTTCGCAGTTGTTGTAGTTGAGGTAACCGTCTTTCTAAGAGAATCCAGTGGATACGATAGTTTTATTTCCAATAAAGAGGTAATCCCAGTTTTACTTCGATGTATTTGTTATCTTAAGTGGCCTCTTTCGTCAATAAGTAGTGGAATGCGCTTGAAGTTTTTAAAGCTGTACAATTGTACAGTGCCGTCAAAGATATATGCGAACTCTGAAGGATTacctttccaaatttttggattaCCGGAGATCAATAGTTTGAAGAGTGAACTTTTCGGTGTTGTTGAGGACACCTGATGAAAGAGAATGCATACCAGGAATAAAGGAGAAGTGCATTGTATGTGTAGTGTTCTGGAGAGCACGAActtcaagaaattcaacTTGTACTGTCCAGGGACAGGGCTCTCAtatcaaatggatcaaatatttttgatCTAAATGTATTAcatcttttgaaacttctcaaatttttgcTGATCTGCATGGATGACGAATAACACCCTTTGTTCTTAGAATTGAAGTGATGTACATGAAAAAGTACGGCAGTTAGAACCCACTTCCGGTGAACTTTGGCAAGTCTTGACAACCAATGGAAACAGGGATATTTGCATACACAGcttgtaattttttcaagCTTGGAGGGCACCTTTATTATTTGTGAAAGACTTTTTGAGAGATATTCACAGAAGCATCCTGGAAATATTGAGAAGGTGCTTCGATGAAACCACTTTTCTAAACGCCTTATATTGATTGAAGATTAAGAAAATCGGAGTTTTGGAATGACGGTGACTATACCAAAATTGTTTGTTAAACTAGTTGGCTTAAAATCACATTAAGGGGCTGAGATCCTACACTAGGACTTTACCTAGCGGGCGGTTAGTGTAGTGGTTATCATTCCACCCTTCCAAGGTGGAGACACGGGTTCGATTCTCGTACCGCTCATACTTTTTGTAACCACATTGGAATCGAAAACATCTGTTGAGggattcatcttctgctCGGAGATGTGTCTGATAATTCCTTCCAATGTACTGAGCGAGAAATAGAAAATGAATTAAGCTTATGCATATGAAACAGAACCAAGTGGCATTCAAAACTATCTTTCTCCATTTTGAGTATAGCGCTAGTACAATACAGCTTACGTCGATAGCCGAGTTTCCAGGTGTTTTTCAATCTCGAAGTAAAACTCGTTATCAACGAGGATTTACTATTATCTTATCTTATTTTACCTTAGATTTTATGGGGGGTAGTAACATCATGCTTGGAAGTCTTTTGCCAATTGAAGTACTCACAGTGTTATCGAAATAGTTGCCAACTCATGTCCCCACgaaagattttttgaattgCTTGAAGACCATGACCAACGTTTCCATAAGAGGTCCAAGCTAAATGGGATCATATTGCTTGATTGATGAATGGATATTTAACtaaaaattaaaattgcatgtattctgatgaaatttttttgaatgGTAAACATTGCCCgattttttacaaaatgtgCATTGTCCTAGTCTCTTCGGGCAGAGTATATGATTGATTATACCGAGGTAATAGAAACCATTCCAGAAAATTAACTAATCATATGTCTCTTCAACAAAAGACACAGTCAACGAGAGAGGGGGATTGTAAAGATGATTATTAAATCTAGACATCGTTTCCGaaaccaaaaaaaaaaaaaaaaaaaaaaaaaaaaaaaaaaaaaacaaaaaagaaaacagaCAAACTAAAATATAATCACCGTCTTTAAT includes these proteins:
- a CDS encoding uncharacterized protein (similar to uniprot|P53183 Saccharomyces cerevisiae YGL039W and similar to uniprot|P53111 Saccharomyces cerevisiae YGL157W), whose translation is MAVLVTGATGFIAQWVLDCLLKENYQVIGTVRSQEKGDKLHKQFGSPSKLSFEIVKDISDTEAFEPLFKKRGKEIDIVLHMASPCHFNTSDYEKDLLIPALNGTKGVLNAIKKYGDVKKVVVTSSYAAITDMVNSADGSLVFTEKDWNPATWERCQTDAVNAYCASKKFAEQAAWEFSKETGVSLTTINPVFVFGPQKFDEDVTSQLNTSNEIINGLIHSKPGDKLEPDYHSAYVDVRDVARAHLVAFQKDTTGERLGLSNGAFNCQSILDILNEKFPQLDNTKGPEPGMGDTKPGAVFDNRHSKEVLAFPFISLEQCVYDTVAQVLKKEGRL